Proteins from one Brevibacillus humidisoli genomic window:
- a CDS encoding SPFH domain-containing protein: MNERKVWAVNGFIGVFVIAVLLVLGVMALFSQVSILFGVLMILLAVVLATGIVIVQPNQAVVLIFFGKYLGSIRDSGLWWSIPFTLRRSVSLRVRNFNSARLKVNDVDGNPIEIAAVIVFRVVNSAKALFDVDDYEEFVEIQSETALRHVASRYPYDNFEQEGYSLRGNTDEIAEELAHELQERLSVAGVEVIEARLTHLAYSTEIASAMLQRQQAAAIISARRLIVQGAVGMVQMAIEQLQRDQVVELDEERKAAMINNLMVAVVSDRGAHPVVNTGTIY; encoded by the coding sequence ATGAATGAACGGAAGGTATGGGCTGTCAACGGGTTTATCGGTGTTTTTGTCATTGCGGTACTGCTTGTACTGGGTGTTATGGCCTTGTTCAGCCAGGTGAGCATACTGTTTGGGGTTCTCATGATCTTGCTGGCTGTTGTATTGGCTACGGGGATTGTGATCGTGCAGCCGAACCAGGCAGTCGTGCTGATTTTCTTCGGTAAGTATCTGGGCAGCATCCGCGACAGCGGTCTGTGGTGGAGTATCCCGTTTACACTGCGGCGCAGCGTTTCCTTGCGTGTTCGCAACTTCAACAGTGCACGACTCAAGGTAAACGATGTGGATGGCAACCCGATCGAGATTGCCGCCGTCATCGTGTTCCGCGTGGTCAATTCGGCCAAGGCGCTGTTTGATGTCGATGACTACGAAGAGTTCGTGGAGATTCAGAGTGAGACAGCACTGCGTCATGTTGCCAGCCGCTATCCGTATGACAACTTTGAACAGGAAGGCTACTCCTTGCGCGGCAATACGGACGAGATCGCAGAGGAATTGGCTCATGAACTACAGGAACGTCTGTCTGTCGCAGGAGTAGAAGTGATCGAAGCCCGTCTTACGCACCTTGCTTATTCGACAGAAATCGCCAGCGCGATGCTGCAGCGGCAGCAGGCAGCGGCGATTATCTCCGCTCGCAGACTGATCGTACAAGGAGCAGTCGGCATGGTGCAGATGGCGATTGAGCAGTTGCAGCGTGATCAGGTAGTTGAGTTGGATGAAGAGCGCAAGGCGGCGATGATCAATAATCTGATGGTTGCCGTTGTCTCCGATCGCGGCGCGCACCCCGTCGTTAATACAGGAACGATATACTGA
- a CDS encoding lysophospholipid acyltransferase family protein, giving the protein MYEWVGRLTGHLDRLPGIARWIRWVPRPVMLGICSLLGWLVWKKENHLRTKVLDNMGEVLTNRNQLQIGKECRRYFRNFFITVYEVLIDSFRLEQTKRWRFQVSGEANLQEALSAGKGVIVFTPHLGNFFYYYWYLSRRYPCLTVVTAGSPELRPLYLLFQQLGCRGLDYDATPPMQLIRTLRKHLRQNGVVFLLGDFWRPTFPQARLFDRITRSPAGTTALALEQQVPVVPFYGYRRRGFRHQLVFGPAIHLHQTYRPDQRTEATNHLNRFLEDAITTVPGQWLYWFNAEHRWEEVDTAARQAEG; this is encoded by the coding sequence TTGTACGAGTGGGTCGGACGTCTGACCGGCCATCTCGACCGACTGCCTGGCATAGCGAGGTGGATCAGGTGGGTCCCCCGCCCGGTCATGTTAGGGATCTGCAGTCTGTTGGGCTGGCTGGTTTGGAAAAAGGAGAATCACCTACGCACGAAAGTGCTGGACAATATGGGGGAAGTGCTGACGAATCGAAACCAACTGCAGATTGGCAAGGAGTGCCGCCGCTATTTTCGCAATTTCTTCATCACGGTGTATGAGGTTTTGATCGACTCGTTCAGACTGGAGCAAACAAAGCGATGGCGATTTCAGGTGAGTGGGGAGGCAAACCTGCAGGAGGCGCTCTCCGCTGGTAAAGGGGTGATTGTCTTTACTCCGCACCTGGGAAACTTCTTTTACTATTACTGGTATCTGAGCCGCAGGTACCCGTGTCTGACCGTCGTAACCGCCGGAAGTCCTGAGTTGCGCCCACTCTATTTGCTGTTTCAGCAGTTGGGATGCCGGGGATTGGATTACGATGCTACGCCGCCGATGCAGTTGATTCGGACGTTGAGAAAGCATTTGCGACAAAACGGGGTTGTTTTTCTGCTTGGTGATTTTTGGCGCCCGACGTTTCCGCAAGCCAGGCTGTTTGATCGGATCACCCGCAGTCCGGCTGGAACCACAGCCCTGGCGTTGGAACAGCAAGTACCGGTCGTTCCGTTTTACGGGTATCGTCGAAGAGGGTTTCGGCATCAGCTGGTGTTTGGACCAGCCATTCACCTGCATCAGACATACCGTCCCGACCAACGAACAGAAGCGACCAATCATCTCAATCGGTTTCTTGAAGACGCTATCACTACAGTTCCCGGGCAGTGGCTCTATTGGTTTAACGCGGAGCACAGATGGGAAGAAGTCGATACGGCGGCAAGACAAGCAGAGGGGTAA
- a CDS encoding homoserine dehydrogenase has translation MRRWNLAISGFGTVGWHVAQLLAERQQRYAALYGADVRVTAVCSSRQGIHDPAGISWELLRNCSKSNGGLDASGQASAACTGAAYLSSSGADVLIEAGPTDFHTGEPGYTYIKTALTQGMHAIVISKGALVVDYPGLAAIADERGVQLKISGATAAALPTVDLFRYNLTGCEVDELSGILTGTANFVLTLMTERNIPLADAVREAQRLGIAEANPRFDLDGWDTACKLTILANAVFGGKLKLSDIDVSGIDQVEKDLDRYRSSGQVPKLIGRLTQTAGRLTAQVGCMFYPLVHPFGHVKGATKAIQVKSKEMGELVVIGGASDPRATAAAALKDFEHLLLMEK, from the coding sequence GTGAGACGATGGAATCTGGCGATTAGTGGTTTCGGTACGGTTGGCTGGCATGTGGCGCAACTGCTTGCCGAACGGCAACAGCGATACGCTGCTCTCTATGGAGCAGATGTCAGGGTGACTGCCGTATGCAGTTCCAGGCAGGGAATTCATGATCCAGCGGGAATCAGCTGGGAGCTTTTGCGGAATTGCAGCAAATCCAATGGGGGTCTGGATGCGTCTGGACAAGCATCAGCAGCTTGTACAGGTGCAGCATATCTCTCCTCTAGCGGCGCCGATGTGCTGATCGAAGCGGGGCCAACTGACTTTCATACTGGAGAACCAGGATATACCTACATCAAGACGGCATTGACGCAGGGAATGCATGCGATCGTTATCTCCAAAGGAGCGCTGGTCGTGGATTATCCCGGACTTGCCGCGATCGCGGACGAGCGAGGTGTCCAGTTGAAAATCAGCGGTGCCACGGCCGCTGCTTTGCCGACCGTTGATCTGTTCCGCTACAATCTGACGGGCTGTGAGGTCGATGAACTTAGCGGAATCCTCACAGGAACCGCCAACTTTGTGCTGACGTTGATGACAGAACGGAACATCCCACTGGCAGATGCGGTGAGGGAAGCACAGCGGCTGGGAATTGCTGAAGCCAATCCCCGCTTTGATCTGGACGGTTGGGATACCGCCTGCAAACTGACCATCCTCGCCAATGCGGTCTTTGGGGGCAAGCTGAAGCTGTCCGACATAGACGTTTCGGGAATCGATCAGGTTGAGAAAGACCTTGACCGGTATCGCAGCAGCGGACAGGTGCCAAAGCTGATCGGCCGCTTGACGCAAACAGCCGGGCGCTTGACAGCACAGGTCGGGTGTATGTTCTATCCGCTTGTTCATCCGTTTGGCCATGTCAAGGGAGCGACCAAGGCGATCCAGGTAAAGAGCAAGGAGATGGGAGAGCTGGTCGTTATCGGCGGCGCCTCTGATCCACGGGCGACAGCTGCTGCAGCACTAAAAGATTTTGAACATCTCCTGCTGATGGAGAAATAA
- a CDS encoding YtnP family quorum-quenching lactonase produces MNKLKLGEFTLTWLSGGLTQLDGGAMFGVVPKPLWSRRYPVNELNQIPLRADPILLQAHGKNLLIEAGIGKDRLTEKQQRNYGLAEESRVIESLAELGLSPEKIDAVLMTHMHYDHGNGLVSRHEEQLVSTFPNAVIYVQQIEWDEMRNPNIRSRNTYWEDNWRPIQSQVETYGESLEVLPGIVMHHTGGHSNGHAIISIESGGEKLLHLADLLPTHAHANPLWVMAYDDYPMTSIFAKEKWIQAGIRDGAWFTFYHDAIYRALKWNEQQEIIAKIELEPKA; encoded by the coding sequence ATGAACAAACTGAAACTGGGAGAGTTCACGCTAACGTGGCTGTCGGGCGGTTTGACACAGTTGGATGGCGGTGCCATGTTTGGGGTTGTACCAAAACCGTTGTGGAGCAGAAGGTATCCTGTCAATGAGCTGAACCAGATTCCCCTGCGGGCAGATCCCATCCTGCTGCAGGCACACGGCAAGAATCTGCTGATCGAAGCGGGGATCGGTAAGGACCGCCTTACGGAAAAGCAGCAACGGAATTACGGATTGGCGGAAGAATCACGGGTCATCGAGTCGCTGGCTGAGCTTGGACTCAGCCCGGAAAAGATCGATGCCGTGTTGATGACACACATGCACTACGATCATGGAAACGGATTGGTTTCTCGTCATGAGGAACAGCTGGTCTCCACTTTCCCCAATGCGGTCATTTACGTGCAGCAGATTGAATGGGACGAGATGCGCAATCCGAATATCCGTTCACGCAATACTTACTGGGAGGACAATTGGCGCCCGATCCAATCGCAGGTTGAGACGTACGGAGAGAGCCTGGAAGTCTTGCCTGGGATTGTGATGCACCACACTGGGGGACACAGCAATGGGCATGCCATCATCTCCATCGAGAGCGGAGGCGAAAAGTTGCTTCATCTGGCTGATTTACTGCCGACTCATGCTCACGCCAACCCCCTATGGGTGATGGCTTATGATGATTATCCGATGACGTCGATTTTTGCCAAGGAAAAGTGGATTCAAGCGGGTATCCGTGACGGTGCATGGTTTACATTTTACCATGATGCCATCTACCGAGCGTTGAAATGGAATGAGCAGCAGGAGATCATCGCAAAGATCGAGCTGGAACCGAAAGCGTGA
- a CDS encoding NADPH-dependent 2,4-dienoyl-CoA reductase produces the protein MLKRVFQPIRLADTTFPNRIVMGSMHVGLEALEGGMERLAAFYAERARGGAGLIVTGGAGVCPEGGLGNKSASIYADEHVEQFRPVTNAVHREGGKIFLQLFHAGRYAYKEMTGLDPVAPSPIQAPINRTAPRELRDDEIEQTIEAFAAGARRAQAAGFDGVEIMGSEGYLINQFLSPVTNRRTDRWGGDLQNRSRFALEIARRVRTAVGKQFPVIFRMSGLDLIPHSTTLEETIRFAQMLEETGVDALNIGIGWHESQVPTIAMMVPRGSFVWVASEIKTAVTIPVIGSNRINDLRLAEQYLQEGLCDMVSLARPFLADPQIVNKSMDERFDEVNTCIACNQACLDHIFSGQPASCLVNPEAGREHELAIRPAAEKKRIAVVGAGPAGMEAARVLALRGHQVVLFERDSKIGGQLNYARQVPDKQEFDETLRYYRIQLANHGVKIRYGTEVSAERLVSEGFEEVISATGVIPRQPELPGIDLPHVVSYADVFEGRVDVGQRVVIVGAGGIACDLAHLLTDSRRLSADTAHYLLEWGVLDTSSLERLKGSKRSVTMLRRGKQVGTGLGKTTRWAVLARLKHQGVTMLTEVAYREITEEGVRIIHEGHERILSADTVVIAAGATPNNRLADELRGVLPVHVIGGAREAGELDAKRAILEGALLARQI, from the coding sequence ATGTTAAAGCGCGTATTCCAACCGATACGTTTGGCCGATACCACCTTTCCCAATCGGATCGTGATGGGATCGATGCATGTCGGCTTGGAAGCTCTTGAAGGCGGCATGGAGCGGTTGGCGGCCTTTTATGCAGAGCGGGCGAGAGGAGGCGCAGGTCTGATCGTCACAGGAGGAGCCGGCGTCTGCCCCGAAGGAGGACTGGGCAATAAATCGGCCAGCATCTATGCAGACGAACATGTGGAGCAGTTTCGGCCTGTGACCAATGCCGTTCACCGGGAAGGGGGAAAAATCTTTCTACAGTTGTTTCATGCTGGACGCTACGCCTATAAAGAGATGACCGGATTGGACCCCGTTGCCCCATCCCCGATCCAAGCACCGATCAATCGAACGGCACCGCGTGAGCTGCGCGACGATGAGATTGAACAGACGATTGAAGCCTTTGCAGCCGGAGCTCGCCGTGCACAGGCAGCAGGTTTTGACGGTGTTGAGATTATGGGTTCGGAAGGGTACCTGATCAACCAGTTCCTGTCACCGGTAACAAACCGGCGAACTGATCGGTGGGGCGGCGACCTGCAGAATCGGAGCCGCTTTGCCCTGGAGATTGCTCGCCGGGTCAGAACGGCTGTCGGCAAGCAGTTTCCAGTGATTTTTCGCATGTCAGGCCTTGATTTGATTCCACACAGCACCACGCTGGAAGAGACGATCCGGTTCGCGCAGATGCTGGAGGAAACCGGAGTCGATGCGCTCAATATCGGGATTGGTTGGCACGAGTCACAGGTACCGACAATCGCCATGATGGTGCCGCGGGGCTCCTTTGTCTGGGTCGCCAGCGAGATCAAGACGGCGGTCACAATCCCGGTGATCGGCAGCAATCGAATCAACGATTTGCGCCTCGCCGAACAGTACCTGCAGGAAGGATTGTGTGACATGGTTTCACTGGCTCGTCCTTTTCTTGCAGATCCACAGATCGTGAACAAGAGCATGGATGAACGATTTGACGAAGTGAACACCTGTATCGCTTGTAATCAAGCTTGTCTCGACCATATTTTCTCAGGGCAGCCGGCCAGCTGTTTGGTTAATCCAGAGGCCGGCAGGGAGCATGAGTTGGCTATTCGGCCTGCGGCGGAAAAAAAGCGGATCGCGGTGGTTGGTGCCGGACCGGCAGGCATGGAAGCTGCGCGGGTGCTGGCGCTGCGAGGTCATCAGGTTGTCTTGTTTGAACGGGACAGCAAGATCGGCGGCCAATTAAACTATGCCCGCCAGGTTCCCGATAAGCAAGAGTTTGATGAGACACTTCGCTATTATCGGATACAGCTTGCCAATCATGGCGTCAAGATCCGCTACGGTACGGAAGTGTCGGCAGAACGATTGGTATCGGAAGGGTTTGAGGAAGTGATTTCCGCTACAGGAGTGATTCCTCGTCAGCCAGAGTTGCCGGGGATTGATCTACCCCATGTCGTCTCCTATGCCGATGTATTTGAAGGAAGAGTAGATGTCGGACAGCGGGTCGTGATCGTCGGAGCGGGTGGTATCGCTTGTGATCTCGCTCATCTGTTGACGGATTCACGCCGTCTGTCGGCGGATACGGCTCATTATCTGCTGGAGTGGGGCGTGCTCGATACTTCTTCACTGGAGAGGCTGAAAGGCAGCAAAAGGTCGGTGACGATGCTGCGACGCGGGAAGCAGGTGGGGACTGGATTGGGCAAGACGACGCGTTGGGCTGTGCTGGCGCGACTAAAGCATCAGGGCGTAACCATGTTGACGGAGGTCGCATACCGGGAGATCACGGAAGAGGGGGTTCGGATTATCCACGAGGGCCACGAGCGGATTCTGTCGGCCGATACAGTAGTAATTGCAGCAGGGGCTACCCCGAATAACCGCCTAGCTGACGAATTGCGTGGTGTTCTCCCTGTCCATGTGATCGGTGGAGCGCGGGAAGCGGGCGAACTGGATGCCAAACGGGCGATATTGGAAGGGGCTCTGCTGGCCAGACAGATCTAA
- a CDS encoding GNAT family N-acetyltransferase — protein sequence MPLTVKLAETEEERNRAFALRHQVFVQEKGNHPDGSQLGIQLNEREEDEYDAISEHIIVVDEETREVIGTYRLVDGGTALRTLGFYSDRFFQLHPIRSKLTDTIELGRSCIRADYRSGRAITLLWRAIGDLMIKRQIRFLIGLTSLFPSTNEELMRIYTYLIRHYRMGDVWLEAKSEYRVAGVGEVELVDSEQEMFRKLPPLLKGYLRAGACVAGEPAYDPGFGSTLFFTMLDSRQIAERYRRGFLTRTPIEREEKVTCTSGSDV from the coding sequence ATGCCGTTAACGGTAAAACTGGCGGAAACGGAAGAAGAGAGGAATAGAGCGTTTGCTCTGCGTCATCAAGTGTTTGTCCAGGAAAAGGGGAATCATCCGGATGGCAGTCAACTGGGAATACAGCTCAATGAGCGGGAAGAAGACGAATACGATGCGATCAGTGAACACATCATTGTTGTGGATGAAGAAACGCGAGAAGTCATTGGGACGTACCGCTTGGTTGACGGAGGGACTGCTCTTCGGACACTTGGTTTCTATTCTGACCGATTTTTTCAGCTGCACCCGATACGATCGAAGTTGACCGATACGATCGAGTTGGGGAGGAGCTGCATCCGTGCTGATTACCGCAGCGGCAGGGCGATTACCCTGCTGTGGAGAGCGATCGGAGACTTGATGATCAAACGACAAATCCGCTTTTTGATTGGCTTGACCAGCTTATTCCCTTCTACCAATGAGGAGTTGATGCGAATCTATACCTATCTCATTCGGCATTATCGGATGGGAGACGTTTGGCTGGAGGCGAAGAGCGAATATCGAGTGGCAGGAGTTGGTGAAGTGGAACTAGTCGACTCCGAACAGGAGATGTTCCGGAAACTGCCCCCGCTCTTAAAAGGGTATCTGCGGGCTGGCGCGTGCGTCGCCGGGGAGCCCGCCTATGATCCGGGGTTTGGTTCGACACTCTTCTTTACGATGCTCGACAGCAGACAGATCGCTGAACGATATCGCCGCGGCTTTCTGACTCGCACACCGATTGAGAGAGAGGAGAAGGTTACTTGTACGAGTGGGTCGGACGTCTGA